In Syngnathus scovelli strain Florida chromosome 12, RoL_Ssco_1.2, whole genome shotgun sequence, the genomic window taataataataatagtaaatttcaaaccagcaatctaatgtaaaGTTGCAGTAgagatattggataacaatatgtaagcgtatatatgcatacacgttatttaaatactactataagtgttataaaataaagattacGGTGAGAGACCCTTGCCAATGTATCAGTGTGGGGAGGTGTGGTAACGATTCGgttaacgattcttttgaacgaatcttttgagtgaacagattctaaagattcacttCACTTAAAAgacctggaatgcacatcactaccaCGGATTCTCAATCTCTAGAAGCACGTTCTCTTTTTCAACTATTATCTTGGGGGATACGCCGTCTTTAGAGTCTCCCACGAGTTCCGAAGCCAGATGGAACGATGAAGATTTATTTCTGTGCAAGTATTCGCGGCGGAAGGGACGACGCACGCCTGTACGAACACATCAAGACACTCGGAAAGTTCGGGGAGGTTATGACTGAGCACGTGGGCGACAGCGATCTGAGCCATACAGGTCAGAAGTCACATTTCCAGTTTTTACCCAAAGGTCACGTTAAGAAATTCCCTCGTGCAATATAGTGAGACGCCGAATGCGCCCCTCTGCCATTCATTCATCTGCCCCTCCCGGGTTTCCAAACGGTCCGAGTAAATCAATGCGCACTCGGGTTGTGTTCCTACTGCCATCACGGTAGTCGATTGACGGCAGGCCCAGAATTCCTCACTTTGGGGAATGAGCAATCAGAACAGTTAACAATAAATTGTTGTGCCAAAGTAGTTACCTAGGGTGACCAGGCGTCCTCTTTTCCCCGGACATGTCCTATTTTCTAGCCCCAAAAATCTGTCCGGGGGTATTTAAAAAACTGTCCGGGATTTTGTTCGTCTGCCTCACATGCacagtacattgtcaatagaattgccactccgttCCATTTTACTCTATTCCAGGTTTCTCTTAatcgttcgcaaataagtcacgccCTTCTCTTAAAATCGACTCACcttgctggtgtgtgtgtgcgtgtgtgcgtatgaGGAAGTAGGCGAGTGCATGCCAGCGAGTGTATGCAAACAACGCCGACACGAAAATGCACCTTTacagaggaataaaaaaaaaaaaaaaaattgcatgttTTCGCCAGGGTCGTGATGCATATGAAGCTGAGTGCCTAACGTGCAAGGCGTCCTCGAAACGTCCTTATAAATATGAGAAGGTGTCCTCTTCTTCAGCAACCCAAATTTggaaaccgatgccgtacggcagACAGTACCagtttgttttcaataaaaacatgaaaaacacACGTATCAGTATCCCCCCATCATTGTCGTtaatgatttcatcacaaaacgtgttttgctttttcttaaatgaacacttcTTACATTGCCATAGTGTcagcatttaattatttttcattgtcatttttaacccaaatataaatacaaaaattaggttgctttgaaaatatttgaataatAAAAATGGATTAATGATGATCACAATAAAGAAAGTCCCCTTTGTAATATATAATTATCTGTAGCGTTTATTAAGGagttatcattgttttttttttgtgtgtgtggaataAATTAAACAAATTAAAGTGTATTCTTATGGGAATATTTAATCCAACATACAACtatttgaaaatacaaagtaggtCCCGGAACGAATTCAATTCGTAtgtagaggtttgactgtaagtgGAGCCTGCTGGGGCTCCTCCCCCAGCTATTTTGCTACCAGAAAGACAAAACAATGCCTGGATCTGAAACTCTTCTTAACTGAGTCCAACACAACAAATCAAGACCGACCGAGCAAGTTAACGTAACCATGGAAAACGTACCAGACATTGCTGGTTGCCAATTCCAGTCCAGAAAGCTCGGCTCTGCTACGCTGCTGGTTCCTCCCGCGGTAACTTGTAGTTGTACGTCAGTGAAATGTGTCGCGGGTGCGCTGGAGCCGATCCCAGCTGActacgggcagtaggcaggggacactctgaattggttgccagcggATTTCAGGCAGTTATGTCGGCCGAACAAATATTTGGCACCACGCAACGACCAGCTTTTGTCAATCCTCTCTCGTTTGGCCGCAGCCAGTACCAGCTGCGGTCAAACGTGTGCGCTCTCTCCATGAGTGTTTCCAGGAGAGGGGTTGGACGATGGATTCATTCACGATCGAGACTTGGACTGGCTCCGACAAGCTGACGGTGGGAATCACCGTCCTTCTCGGTCCCTCTGCAATAATCGTAACTGACCTGACGTCaatgtgttttgcttttttgacGACGTGGTGTGACAGCGGTGGTCGCCGAGGTGACACAGCCGTCGCTGGGCAAAGTATTCTTCTTCAGGTAGGCGTGGCCCAGTTCGTAGCCCACGCCTACCTGAAGAAGAAGAATACTTTGTCTCTCTTCCGATCATCATGAGGATGCAGTGAGTGCTTGACTTATTGTCTCGTTGCAAGTATGAGCAAGAAACACCGCAAAAAGGCACAGCTATCTAGATAAATTTGATTTGACTCCGTTCCTGTCACAGAGTTGTCGGCCATGATCCGAGGAGCAAGCGGATGTTGATTATGGACTATTCCGGCGAAGATGATGTGGACGATGTCCTGGAGCACTTCAAGACAAATCCTCATTGAAACAATTTTCCTGCTCGCACGTGTAAATACTGAGGGCGTCCGTCCAATAGATTGTGCAAGTACATAGCGCTCTGACCTATAGCTTTTGATGTTTTTCCACACGTGTGCTGTATACACTGTGACTGGTTCCACAATGCATACAATAAAATGGTCATCCTCATCATTCTTATCAGCAACTGCCTACACAGTGTAATTGGAGTCAGTTAGGCCTTTATTTGAATTAGTTTGAGAATTTCCATCAATTTACAACTCATTGGAGTTCATGGAACCTTGAGGTACTTGATTGGGCTCAAAGGTCACAGACTGCGCCAGCGCCGGTTGACGAGTCGGCAGTGTTCCGAGTGGCTGGCGTTTTGTCTGAACACTGAGCGTGCCGAGCACACAAACCAAAACTGTTCATATCTTCCTTCGTTAGTGCTGCAAAAGTCTCGTGACGCATCAATGTGTGAAAATTCACCAACAATGAAAGGCCCTTCTCGCGTCACCTGAGACCCACCAAGCAAGCGCAAAAGAAATTTCTCCTCCTTCTCAAGTTAAATAGAATGAGCAGAgcctttcatcatcatcatggctgAAGAGAAAGGGTCAACAACAAAGTCAAGGAGAACAAACTGCCACAGGGATGAAAGCAAAGCAGAGGACGAGTTGCGCAGTCATTCAAGTTGTTAAAACGTTGCAATCAATTTAGACGGGGCCCAATTAAGACCCACCTGCATAGCAACTAAGCTCTTCTTTTCAGACAGACATCTGGTCCGAGCCAACGCTTAGTCACATTCAGCGGCCTCACAAAAGtaacaagcaaaacaaaacgTGTTAGCCGACAACCATGTGCAAGAAAACAATCAGCACTAACGTGTTGGTTGGCATTGCTTTGGCTTCAACGGCTGACACAGAAGAAGGAAGTGAACGTTCCTTCACACACGTTACTGAGGCACCGAGACGATCGCGTTTCGCTTTTCTTCCGCACGCACGCAGACAATGAG contains:
- the dnph1 gene encoding LOW QUALITY PROTEIN: 5-hydroxymethyl-dUMP N-hydrolase (The sequence of the model RefSeq protein was modified relative to this genomic sequence to represent the inferred CDS: inserted 1 base in 1 codon; deleted 2 bases in 1 codon; substituted 1 base at 1 genomic stop codon), which gives rise to MKIYFCASIRGGRDDARLYEHIKTLGKFGEVMTEHVGDSDLSHTGEGLDDGFIHDRDLDWLRQADAVVAEVTQPSLQSILLQVGVAQFVAHAYLKKKNTLSLFRSSXGCKLSAMIRGAXRMLIMDYSGEDDVDDVLEHFKTNPH